Below is a genomic region from Ziziphus jujuba cultivar Dongzao chromosome 7, ASM3175591v1.
AAGATATGGAGTCTGCTCTCAAAGAGCTAATGGTAATATATCGGCCTTCCTTTCTTGGttcatttttgaaaattccATTTTATTAAAAGAGTTAAGCGGTTAACTAATTTGGACTTCTGCAGGACCAAGCTTCATCTCGATTAGTGGAAATAAAAGGTCTTCATGAAGAAAGGATAAACATACTGCATCAGTTGTCTGATTTGCAGGTTGGTTTAATCTATAATCTTTAATTTTCTGTTAATGATAAGTCTGGTATCACTTTAAGAGGATCAGTTTGCAAAATCAGATTCTGTTTCTTCAATCATATAATAACATGTTTCATTAGCAGAAAACATTGAAGAATGTGACAAGTATTTCTTCCTCCCAAGCTTATCTTCTAGTGAGAGATCAAATCGAGAAGTCCAAATCCGAAGTTTTCGGGTATCAGGCCATGTATGAGAAACTACAGGTTGTAACTGGTCGGTAGTTTCATTTATGCCTTCATCTTTCATTTTCCTACCAAGATTTTATTCTGATGCTGACTGTAACTTATTCCTTGGAGATTGTAGGCTGAGAAGGATAATCTTGTCTGGAGGGAAAGAGAACTGAATGTTAAAAATGATGTAGTAGATGTTGTTCGAAGATCGTGTATACTTGTGGATTCTAGAGTAACTGATCTCAGGATAGAAATACAGAAACAAATTGATCAAAGAAAAATGATCGAGGCTAAATTGGAAGAGGCCTCAAAAGAACCAGGTTACAAGATGTctaataattttgtttgaatATGGAATGTGTCATTCCTCTGTTAGTAGTGTTTActgaaattttgatgaaaatgatcTGCATTTCAGGAAGGAAAGAAATCATTGCAGAATTTAAAGCTTTGGTTTCTTCATTTCCTGAGGAAATGGGAAATATGCAAGGTCAATTGCGTAAATATAAGGAGGCTGCTTCAGATGTTCATTCTTTGCGGGCAGATGTGCAATCTCTTTCAAGCACTCTTGATAGGAAGGTTGGTTTATATGTCTTGGTCTTGCCGTCAAGTTCTTCTATGCAGTTGgccttaatttgtttttaattatttatttaatcttgAACAGTTGAAACAGTGTGAAACTTTATCCTCGAGATCCACAGAGCAGGTTGCTGAGATACAGCTGTTGCAATCTGTGGTATGTGTTTTTGTTACTTGATTATGTGGTTGACATCCAGTGGAGGTTTTGTAGTTTTgtgacattatttatttttaagtattatATGAATCTGCTAAGTTAGATTTTCTGTATGAATTTTGTGTGCCTGACTTCCTGCATTTGTATTAGGAATAAATTCTGTTTAAGGTGAAAATATTTTGTGTAGGTCTAATCTGTTTTGTCGATTTATCTTGTTAGAAACACTTTTGGAGGTCAAGTCATTTATGAACTTTACTGGACATTACTTGTATATGGACATTACATGTGAAAAGTTTACTGTTTTATGGCCTTCATTGCTTCTTTTTGACTGATTTAACTCAACTTAGTTATTGCCTCtccttgttttttgttttaaggtcCAAGATTTAAAGGAGAGTGAGTTGGAGTTAATGCTGATTATGGAAATGTTTAGACGTGAATCCACTGATACAAGGTTAGACTCTCTACAATATTACAGTCCTTTCTTTGTAGCAGTTTATAATCTGATGTACCTTGCAAGGATGGGGTTTGCGCGGCTCTTTAATGATTTAGGGACTTTAAAGTTTTAAGCTGTTCTGCAATTTTGTGATactatttattctttataaattgTTTCATGTTAATAAGTAAAACAATCcgtttcataaaattttatgcTTTTCCTTAACATTTCTTAATTCTTCTTTAATGTTGGAAATACTTATGTTGCATGTATGTCGGATCTATGTGATTGATGTGTGACTGATGTCATTATCCTTGAAaccctcctttttcttttttttttttttttttttttttttttttgtggtttgtgTCTGCCCTTCTACAGGGAAGTCCTGGAAGCCAGGGATTTGGAATACAAGGCATGGGCTCATGTTCAAAGTTTGAAGTCCTCGCTTGATGAACACAATTTGGAATTACGAGTTAAGACGGCGAATGAAGCTGAGGCCATATCTCAACAAAGATTAGCTGCAGCAGAAGCTGAGATTGCTGACCTGAGACAGAAGTTGGAAGCTTCTAAGAGGTTAGCTCTATTTTTTGATGATTTGAGAAGTCAATTCCAAACACTGCCATAGTCGAACTTTAtgatttagatatatatatatatatatatacacacacacacacatatacatatactatttttcaaattagtATTTATATTTCAGAAAGACTGTAACCGTTTAGGCTTTTACTATGTTCAAATACATCAGTGGGGATATAATGCTAGAAGCTTTGACTGTGCTTACTAAAATTTCTAAGGTACTTCATTGACTAAATTTCCAGGGTTTGATTGTTGTTCACTAAGAGTATTTGGATGAGCTTTTTAACTGCCAACAGGCTCGTTTAAATGGATAGAAGATTCTCTTGAATAGTATATGGTTGTGGGGTTGTTTATAACATAATCCTTCTTTTGGAGTAAAAAGCATTTCTAGGCTTtttgaaaattccaaaatttgagCTTCTCTGGAAATCCAACGAATCATCTTATGTGGAGAGCTCatatctttatttctttatcttaAGTGGCCTGGCTAATCATTTGGCTATACTCTCTTTTCTGTTgaagatgataatttttttcaatagcaacttttaatttaattgctATTTCAGGGATGCATCAAGACTTTCGGATgatttaaaatccaaaaatgaagaaaatgaggCTTACTTATCAGAAATTGAGGTTAGATCCTGTTATTTTATGTGGATGGGATCTGCCGATCGTACAATCATGAATTTAGTATAacattttaggttttttttttttttttctcccttcaGACGATTGGACAAGCATATGACGATATGCAAACTCAAAACCAACATCTATTGCAGCAAATTACTGAGAGAGATGACTATAACATTAAGGTGAATAGTTTAAGACATCATTTACTTGTATTTGAAGATTTATTAATTGGTTGCTTCCCCTCTCTCTAAATGCTTGTGACTCTTGGTTTGCCCAAAAGATGTTGGCAAGAAATATTGGGATACTGtcatttgatttttattgttaatttgctTTCTTGACTCGCATATTTTCGACTATTAATCATGTCTTTTCGAATTGTGGTTTGGGAtgtatattttttcattataatgTGTCCAGATATCACTATCAAGAAGCCTGACATTAGCAGTGAACCAATAATCTCTGTTGAAAGTGGTTCAGATTATACATTACATTTCTTAGttatttaaagggaaaaaagaaaatgcaatggCTGAGTTTACTCTTAATTGTCTCTGATGTTTTGGTTTATGCTAATGACGCAAAAATATGTTGTCTATTTTTTGTtgcttattaattttgtttattgtcTGACATATTCTTATTGTCTTATCAGTATAAATTAGGTTAAGAACTTTGTTGTCCTTGATGCCTTTATTTGCTGATACTATAAAAATATGATTGATCTAAAACAAAAGCATGCTTCTGTCCCAAGTTTATTTATCACATGCTACATTATTTTGGCTTATAAATGTACTAATTGCAATATATTTAATACGTGGCCTTGTTGCCCCTTGCAGCTTGTTTTAGAGGGTCTGAGGGCAAGACAGCTGCGGGATGCTCTATTTATGGAAAAAAGAACACTGGAGAGGGAGATCCAACAGGCCAATTCATCTCTTAATTTCTATGACATGAAAGCTGCAAGGATTGATGAGCAGGTATTTTTGAGCTTCATAATAAGTATGAAACAACTAAGACAACTAATTTTTATCATGTGACTGATACTTGCTTTGCAGTTGAATATTTGCTCTGAACAGGTGCAGAGACTTGCAGAAGAGAAGTTACAAAGTTCAGGTTCTTTGGAAAATACCCAAAAGAGATTGCTGGATGTCAGAAGATTGTCTCAGCAAGCACGGGAGTCACTCGAGGAATCACAATCTAAGGTTGATAGAAGTCGAGTGGCTCATTTAGAGCTGCAGTTAGAACTAGAGAAAGAAAGGTACAAACACATTCACTCATTGCAATATGTTTTGTTGTGCCAGACTCCACGACTCATCTTTTGTTGTTCATCAGgtttgaaaagaaaagaattgagGAGGAGTTGGAAATTTTAAGGAGAAAGGGTTCACGACTTCGAGCACAGACAGAAGGCTCATCCATTATTGAAAAGCTTCAACAGGAACTTGGAGAATATAGAGAAATATTAAAGTGTTCTATCTGCCTTGACAGGACAAAACAGGTATGAATAATTGAAGTTGAAGTTCTTCGTTATAATTTGCTTTTCACCTTGTATGGAGTGATGAACAGTAGAAAAATATTCCAACTGAATGTGTAAAGCAGAAAGGGAATCTGACTTGGATCTTTTGAAACATGACTGACGTATATAATGTGGCATTCATTCATAAACGTTGGCAATGGATCATAGCGAGTAAGACAATCAAAGAATTGCAGGAAATATAGGATAGTAACTAGTTCACTGTGAATATTAGGTgtatattaaatttcttatgtTGGTGGGGAGAAAGGATAGATGGTAAAAGTGAGAGTTTAGGTGCCCGATTATCCCGCCATAAAAAACCTGCAACAACTTTATTTGCTTTTTGttggattttgtatttttatttaattaactagaTTAGAGCATCTTTCTTCTTAGGTATAATTCTTGGGATTTCTTTACCCGTGCAGGTCGCAATTACAAAATGCTACCACTTGTTCTGCAATCCCTGCGTGCAACAAATTATAGAAACTCGTCATCGCAAGTGTCCAACATGTTCCACAAGTTTTGGACCTAATGATGTCAAATCTGTATACATTTGAGGGTCTTCGAGTCTCtggtatttttatataaataatattaatttatttatgtgacaatatattttatttatatttatttttcttgctttGCTTTGAATGTAGCATGGACGTTTTGCTTCGAGTGGCTGTcgtcaattaattttttaagggTTATTACTAAccctgaaattttttattttgggcacTATGGTTcttaaattgatgtttttgaTGCACTTTTGTCTATAAGCTGTAGAGTGcgtgcatgtgtatatatatatatatatatatgtatttatgtatatgtatatgtatacatgtcTTCTATTTTTTAGCAGTTTTGAGATATGCAAGGTAAAATGCAGCTTGTGTGTTCTAATGCTAAAAATtagattgaaaaatattttgatgacAAAAGTGCACCAAAAAGTTGAATTTAGAGAACCAAATTCAAAAGTGCCAAAAGAAAAGCTTTATAAGGACCAAAGTGGAATCATGATAATGGTTAAAGACTAATAACTCAAATTTTCAGAGATGTCAATAAtgattgttttcttttctaaaagcATACatcttcataaaataaataagcgATACAAAATATTTGAAGTACTCTGTAGCCTGAAATTGAggattgtttaaattttttgtagaGAAGAGATGAACTCTTTACCGTATAAGAGAACATTGGAGGAGATGAAAAGAAAACCAAGAGAACAAGGCCATAAAAAGCATATTAATAGGTTGATCTCTTTACTTAATTGGTACCAATTTTGAGGGTTTGTTCAAACTTCATACGCTATGAAATATGACAACGTTTGAGATGACGCACATATCAACAAGCTCACATATTTACTCGGtatgtttttggaaaaatacTATGCACAATTTATATATAGGAAACATCAGTGACAAGGAAATAATTACGAGCAAGGCCATGGTTACATCATCATCTAGACTAAAGTCCAATATACCATCCTCGATATTGCAATTTAAACCTGCAAGTCCAAATAAATGATAAGAGATTGTTAGAAAAACGAACAAATTATCTtctgaaataaaataaaggaaatagaaagaaaaaaaaaggtaaataaatgTTCTAAATAAGCTATTCACATTCTTAATCCGCATGTTACCTATCCCTTGGTTCAACTGCTAGAGCTGCCAAGATCAAAATCCATAGTATAATCATATTCAATAGTTGGAATTACAGAGGCAACAAACTTCAAGAACAAGAAGAGGTACCtacacaaagaaacaaataacaagcgaacaaaaaaatattcaaattagaATAGAAGTGCCATAATCTTAATGTGGTTCAACTCTAGCTGCGTAGTGGTTGATGCAGACATACATGCTCTTGAAACAAATTATCAGcaagtgtttattttttaaggttCAAGATTAGGTAATTGTgcaaattttccattttatgttttaattgcGGAAGGTTGAAGAATAGCATTCAGATAGAAATAATATTCCTACGACTTCTATATACCTTATTCGTGAAAATTGGTCGGCTCAAAGGTCGGATTAAAGTAATCAAAAATCACAACTACAATAATAGAAGGGAGCTAAAAGGGGCACTATCAGTTATTCAACCATTCACTAGAAAGGCTCAAAGATGATATTGCTAAATTGCTAGCatgattaatgtttttaaaattctttttgaaGCAAGTGTTGTTCATGATACGTCTATTTAAAGTTGGTTGGTTAAAGGGAGAAAATTACTTATCAACTTCTGGTTCAACTCCACGGGACATTAGTACATCAATGATTTTTTTCATCACAGCCCCATGTCTACATGGATGTACAGATGCATGCTTGCCAGGCATGTGGGGATGATCCTCAATGGTTACCTGCAACCAACCATTAGACAAGCTAGAACATTATTGAAGAACAGGGCAGTGCAGAGTGgaatttattagaaattttttactttttccctCTCTGAGAATTATTATAAACACCTTCTCACCATGCTTGTAGAGAATGCATCACTATAAGGCCCATCCAACTCCATTAGATAAAAGAGTACCCCCCATATAAGAATACCAAGATAAGAAGGGAATCCAAAGAAAATTGCAATGATGCATGCTAATGCTAATCCCACATGCATGGATATATGTCACTTTTCCAGTGGGAGTTGGGTGGGCTAAGCATTTCTCATCtacaaaatgaaaacaaatctAATGGACTAGCATGGGTTGATTAACATGCATCTTCCAATCCTACACAGGATATCTATTTATCTCCAACTAATAAAACCAGATAATAAATACCACTTGAAATGGTGGCAAACAATTGTGAACAGTGTAAAGGTGACATTTACAGGACATATGAAGAATCAACTCACAGTTTTGCGTGCATGATCTTGACTAACATCTTCAAGCACAAGCTCTGGTTGTAGAAGCATCCTTGACTAACATAATCATAAAGATATTTTACTTAGTCCTACTAGTTCAGTTAAGAGAAGGATTGCATTAACAAAGGAAAAGTTCCCCAAAATTACATTTCAGAAAACAAGCAATTTATGGAAGAGCAGAATATCCATGTAAAATTGAACTTAATACTCCTTACAgcttccaaaaaaaagaaaaagaagcaagtATTATCACGAACCTCATCATACCCAGTAAGCCACACCCGTGGAGtttgataatatttatcatacctgtaaatgaaataaaatcaaacaagaTACTATTTGAATGGCTGAATTTGCTATTTCAGGATAAATAAGAAATAGGTATTCTTCGTCTGCCTTGTGAAGCTAAACAAAATGCAATGAACTATTGAAAACTTCAAATTGTAAATGGGAAATACTGTAATGGCTaagcaaataaaagaaaaagactcTTACGTGATACTGACATCATAAGTTCGGGTACGTAAAATATTGTCATCATCAGGTTCATGAGCCACAATATATGTAGATTGCAGGGTCGCCTGCAATATTTTGGAATCGTGAAGCAAAAACAATAGCCATAGGTGAGATAAATCACACTAAGCATATAAAGTCCAGTTATACTAAATACAACCATGCAACAATTGTCTactagtaatatttatttagctTAGCGTGGATTGTACAACTTGCATCAAAATTACGCATCACCTAAATATAATCTTTCATCAGCTAATGATCACTCAACAGTTAACAACTTACAGGATCATCCTCGATATTGTCAGGTTCTTCAAAATCCGCCA
It encodes:
- the LOC107408512 gene encoding autophagy-related protein 3 produces the protein MVLSQKLHEAFKGTVERITGPRTVSAFKEKGVLSVTEFVVAGDNLVSKCPTWSWESGDPSKRKPYLPPEKQYLITRNVPCLRRAASVEEEYEAAGGEVLLDNEDNDGWLATHGKPNDKNAEEENLPSMESLEISTNKAVKSIPSYFGGEDEEDIPDMADFEEPDNIEDDPATLQSTYIVAHEPDDDNILRTRTYDVSITYDKYYQTPRVWLTGYDESRMLLQPELVLEDVSQDHARKTVTIEDHPHMPGKHASVHPCRHGAVMKKIIDVLMSRGVEPEVDKYLFLFLKFVASVIPTIEYDYTMDFDLGSSSS
- the LOC107407264 gene encoding E3 ubiquitin-protein ligase BRE1-like 1, which translates into the protein MGSTGEHDRKRRHFNSISPTAAAAKKQPFSSMSEDKKLDITVLQYQNQKLIQKLEAQKFEHAALESKLSQLKEKQQPYDSTLTVVNKSWEELVNDLESCSIHTRDSSCKYEVQHKPAMEVGAQSIFQEAFLSRLTETGATESSSTYDLPNQMEVDREPACEKTKKIMHNLAAAIDNLWHLKDGVYIELVKKTSEDGSCRQETSAALDTEVRNLRLAFVDVLLKHRSVAKKLQSHQVVDAKNKAALKRLRGELESTVAELEESNCKLASLKAQRDSAKGAIFPVLNLGSKHVGGDKVRDKAKDMQDMESALKELMDQASSRLVEIKGLHEERINILHQLSDLQKTLKNVTSISSSQAYLLVRDQIEKSKSEVFGYQAMYEKLQAEKDNLVWRERELNVKNDVVDVVRRSCILVDSRVTDLRIEIQKQIDQRKMIEAKLEEASKEPGRKEIIAEFKALVSSFPEEMGNMQGQLRKYKEAASDVHSLRADVQSLSSTLDRKLKQCETLSSRSTEQVAEIQLLQSVVQDLKESELELMLIMEMFRRESTDTREVLEARDLEYKAWAHVQSLKSSLDEHNLELRVKTANEAEAISQQRLAAAEAEIADLRQKLEASKRDASRLSDDLKSKNEENEAYLSEIETIGQAYDDMQTQNQHLLQQITERDDYNIKLVLEGLRARQLRDALFMEKRTLEREIQQANSSLNFYDMKAARIDEQLNICSEQVQRLAEEKLQSSGSLENTQKRLLDVRRLSQQARESLEESQSKVDRSRVAHLELQLELEKERFEKKRIEEELEILRRKGSRLRAQTEGSSIIEKLQQELGEYREILKCSICLDRTKQVAITKCYHLFCNPCVQQIIETRHRKCPTCSTSFGPNDVKSVYI